GACGTGACCGATACGGTTTCTTTCATCTATGATACAATCGCTCATAGAATACGAGTCTGGCAGGACAACGGTCCAGGGGTCGTGGAGTGATCGAAGTGAAAGACAATCTTATTGCATTGGTTGGCTTTATGGCCAGCGGAAAGTCGACGGTCGGGGCTGCCCTTGCGTCTCGTTTACATCGTCGTTTCATTGACTTGGATAAATACATTGAAGACATCGTTCAGTTGCCAATCCCTGAAATCTTTCAGTCGCAAGGTGAAGTTGGGTTTCGGTCCATTGAGACGCGGATGCTCGCGGACGTAACAGCGACGGAGCAGAATATCGTTTTGTCCACAGGTGGTGGCATCGTCACTGTGGAACAGAATCGAGCACTGCTTTCCAGTGCATGGAGATGTGTCTATTTAAGGGCCAAGCCGTCTACTATCCAGCAGCGCTTGGAAGCAGATGGAACGCCTCGTCCGCTCCTGCAGAGTGAAGATCCAAGTCTGCGCATTCGCACACTGATGGCAGATAGAACATCTTGGTATGAGGAAGTTTCAGATGTTACAGTCGACGTTGATGATCTGTCTGTCGATGACATAGCAGACCGCATAATCACTTTGTTGCACCTAGTGTAAGGAGGCCCATATGCAGCATATCCAACAAATGTTTCCTAGATCATTTCAGGGCCACGACAAGGGCTTCGATGTTGATTACTTTCGCCAGCGTATTCCGGAGCTCAACGAGTTGAATCTATCGGATGCCTTTATCACAAGGTATCGTGCAACGCTTTTGGAGTACCTGCGACAAGCGTCTATCTGCGACGCTTGCCGTGGTTACGAACACTGCGGAAAATCAGGTGACATGCAGGGGTTTGTTCAAGTACTCGAACCGTACAAGAGCCAACTTACGGTGAGTGTTCAGCGGTGTCAACCGTTCTTGGAATTTATGGCGAAACGCAGAGTCGACAAGTATGCGTCGGCGGCAGGTATGATGGAACTTGATGAAGGATTTCAGTTCTCCAATTACCCCGAGGAGCAGGCACAAAAATACCCGAGACTCATGCGCTACGCACGACAATTTGCACATGGCTTTGTACCTGGGAGCAAAGAACACAACGAGAATTCGGGACTGTATCTGTTCGGGCCTCCAGGGGTCGGAAAAACACATCTGATGTTTGCCGTCTTTAATCAGTTGCGTGAGCGGGGGATCCCCTGTCTGGTCGTACGGTCAGACTCACTGTTTGATCGGATGCGCCACATGATTGCGGATGGGCAAGATTTGGAGCCATTTCTGGAGACGCTAGCGAGCGTCCCTGTTCTCGGTGTGGATGAATTTGCACAAGAACGAGCCAATGATTTTACAATGGAAAAGCTTTTTCGTATTGTTAATCATCGTTTTCATGCCAAATTGCCGACTTGGTTTACCAGTAATTATGCGCCTCCTGAGGCATATCGCCGCGGAGGGGAAGATGTCAACGATACGGTTGCGCCATTGCGTTCTCGAATCATGCAGATGTGCGTGATGGCCCGGCTTGAGGGTCCGGACGCGCGGCAGCGCAATCTGCAGTCCCTTACGTGAATGACTGTTTTGCTACGACTGGCGCAGGGGTAGACCGACGAGTGCCACCTGTGTCCATATCACATCAATATG
This is a stretch of genomic DNA from Alicyclobacillus dauci. It encodes these proteins:
- a CDS encoding shikimate kinase, with the protein product MKDNLIALVGFMASGKSTVGAALASRLHRRFIDLDKYIEDIVQLPIPEIFQSQGEVGFRSIETRMLADVTATEQNIVLSTGGGIVTVEQNRALLSSAWRCVYLRAKPSTIQQRLEADGTPRPLLQSEDPSLRIRTLMADRTSWYEEVSDVTVDVDDLSVDDIADRIITLLHLV
- the zapE gene encoding AFG1/ZapE family ATPase, with the translated sequence MQHIQQMFPRSFQGHDKGFDVDYFRQRIPELNELNLSDAFITRYRATLLEYLRQASICDACRGYEHCGKSGDMQGFVQVLEPYKSQLTVSVQRCQPFLEFMAKRRVDKYASAAGMMELDEGFQFSNYPEEQAQKYPRLMRYARQFAHGFVPGSKEHNENSGLYLFGPPGVGKTHLMFAVFNQLRERGIPCLVVRSDSLFDRMRHMIADGQDLEPFLETLASVPVLGVDEFAQERANDFTMEKLFRIVNHRFHAKLPTWFTSNYAPPEAYRRGGEDVNDTVAPLRSRIMQMCVMARLEGPDARQRNLQSLT